The proteins below come from a single Prolixibacter sp. NT017 genomic window:
- a CDS encoding LacI family DNA-binding transcriptional regulator, whose amino-acid sequence MKNPRITIHDLAKELGLSSSTVSRALQGNPRISEKTRKEVTELAAKWNYQPNSNASNLRKGRSNTIGVLVPRISRHFFSNAIAGIEAVSSAAKRNVVIFQSHESLENEKAGLEAFLRIPVDGFIMSLSAETRQYEHIREVLKRDIPIVFFDRVLEEENNYRVVLDDYAGAFQATEHLIRQGCRKIAFMGGPDYLNNYRERKRGFTDALGKNNLSVNPEWMAEQALTREEGADFAEKIFGQSVQNRPDGLFSCSDYSALGAILFMKKTGIRIPDEVAVAGFANEPFTEFMEPAMTSVDQSAEEMGRSAAEMLFRIIDSRDSEKSAKQQYIQPKLVIRKSTMK is encoded by the coding sequence GTGAAAAATCCGCGCATTACCATACACGATTTGGCCAAAGAGCTGGGATTATCTTCCTCTACTGTTTCGAGAGCACTGCAGGGCAATCCCCGCATCAGCGAGAAAACCCGTAAGGAAGTGACCGAACTGGCGGCCAAGTGGAACTACCAGCCCAACAGCAACGCCTCAAACCTGCGTAAAGGTCGGAGCAATACCATTGGCGTGTTGGTACCGCGCATCAGCCGGCATTTCTTTTCGAATGCGATTGCCGGAATTGAAGCGGTTAGCAGTGCGGCCAAACGAAACGTGGTGATATTCCAGTCGCATGAAAGTCTGGAAAATGAAAAAGCCGGACTGGAAGCGTTCCTGCGTATTCCGGTTGACGGATTTATCATGTCACTTTCGGCAGAAACCAGGCAATACGAACACATTCGGGAGGTGTTAAAGCGAGATATTCCCATCGTCTTTTTCGACCGCGTGCTTGAAGAAGAGAACAACTACCGGGTCGTACTCGACGATTATGCCGGAGCTTTTCAGGCAACAGAACACCTCATCCGGCAAGGTTGCCGAAAGATTGCTTTCATGGGCGGTCCTGACTATTTGAATAACTACCGGGAAAGAAAAAGAGGTTTTACGGACGCCCTGGGAAAAAATAACCTTTCGGTGAATCCGGAATGGATGGCTGAGCAAGCGCTTACGCGTGAAGAAGGCGCTGATTTTGCGGAAAAAATCTTTGGTCAGTCGGTTCAAAATCGTCCTGACGGACTTTTCTCCTGCAGTGATTACTCTGCACTAGGCGCGATTCTCTTCATGAAAAAAACAGGAATTCGTATCCCAGACGAGGTAGCTGTGGCGGGTTTCGCTAACGAGCCCTTCACCGAATTCATGGAACCAGCTATGACCTCTGTCGACCAGTCGGCCGAAGAGATGGGACGAAGCGCGGCCGAAATGCTGTTCCGGATTATTGACTCTAGAGACTCTGAAAAAAGCGCTAAACAACAATACATTCAACCCAAACTAGTCATCCGAAAATCAACCATGAAATAA